The genomic DNA AAAACGCCCCTCTTGGGTAAACAACTTGGCCACCCCCATGTCCAAGTGAACTCATGACCCACACTCCCTTTCGTAAGCCCAGCTCCACCCCCCAGCAGAGTGAGCAGTTCGTGTGATAAGAAGTAGTGTAGTACCAATTATATATAAATGTTCCGATTTTTCCGTGATTTCCGTTACTTCCGTTTGTTACATTTGAAAACTTCTTTTTAAAGAAAGCCCTCCTGGTAAGTTTTCAAGAAATGCTCACGTGCCCACACAAATGCACAGAGACTGTGCTTTAGATTTCTGCAAAATAAATTGAAATAATCTGAAAGAAACAAACAGTTCGAAGTGACTGGATTCTTCTCCAAGCCTTATCTAGAAGAATCTGCTTGTCGTTCAATCTCGTTTTTCTTAGAAATAGCGACTGATTGGTTAGACAATTTGTAAGCGTTAACAATCTCGTCTGCAAGAGCAACTTCAATTGCCTTCTTAGAATCAAAAGACTTCGTTGTAGCAGCAGTTACAAGTTGACGAAGAGCAAAATCCACGCGTCGAGAAGGACTCATCTCAACTGCTTTTGGATAGCGAGCACCACCATATTCAATTGCGATAACTTCTTCACGAGGAGCAGCGTTTTCAATAGCCCCAACAACAACTGCAATAGGATTTTCTTTTGTACGCTCTTCAATAATTTCAAGCGCTCTTTGCATGGTGTTGTACACTAATTGAGCTTTTCCTGTGTTATGTCCTGATGAACGAACATGTTTTTTACCTGTGTGACCTGAGACTTGCAGGCGATTCATCATACGCTCAATGATGAATGTTTTTGACTTGTGGAATCGAGTCTTTACATTCTTACCTCCTGTTCGAGGAACGATGCGAGGTTCAAGATTGATGTATTTTTTAAGGCCTGGATCTGCGACGGTAATGCCTTGAGTTGACCACTTATTGAATGCTAGAACTTCACTCATTTTCTTGCTTTCTCCACTTTACCTTTTCTTAAGGATTCAAGAGCTTGATCATTCACTTTTATGACTTGCCAGCGTACTCCTGCAATGTCTCCTTTAGCACGGCCCATTTTCCCACCGATACACTCGATGATTACTTCATCGTGCTCGTTAACGAGTTTTTGAGCACCATCTCCTGGAAGAAATGCAGTTACTTGTTTACCGTTTTTAATAAGTTGAACACGCGCACATTTACGCATAGCTGAGTTAGGTTGTTTAGCTTCTTTTTGAATCTTCTGAAGAAC from Candidatus Woesearchaeota archaeon includes the following:
- the rpsG gene encoding 30S ribosomal protein S7 gives rise to the protein MSEVLAFNKWSTQGITVADPGLKKYINLEPRIVPRTGGKNVKTRFHKSKTFIIERMMNRLQVSGHTGKKHVRSSGHNTGKAQLVYNTMQRALEIIEERTKENPIAVVVGAIENAAPREEVIAIEYGGARYPKAVEMSPSRRVDFALRQLVTAATTKSFDSKKAIEVALADEIVNAYKLSNQSVAISKKNEIERQADSSR
- a CDS encoding 30S ribosomal protein S12 — encoded protein: MGKKSNGLNAGSKLKKRRKTSLWKKKSYAAKVLGLKKKSDPLSGASQAKGIVLQKIQKEAKQPNSAMRKCARVQLIKNGKQVTAFLPGDGAQKLVNEHDEVIIECIGGKMGRAKGDIAGVRWQVIKVNDQALESLRKGKVEKARK